The Sinorhizobium sp. B11 genomic interval CGGCCTTGCCGGTAATCATTTCCAGCGTGACCAGATCACCGTCGCGCTTCACGGTGCTGTGCTCGACGAAATGCGAGCAAAGCTCGTCGAGCATTCGGCCTGGATCGACGGCGATTGCGACGCCGGATGCGGTAAAGGGTTCGCCCATCATTGTTTGATGTCCTTTCGCGAAAGCAGCCAGATGAGGTAGGGGCCGCCGATCAGCGCGGCGAAAAGGCCGACCGGCACCTGATAGGGGTAGATGACGACACGCGAGAGCCAGTCGGCCGTCATCAGCACCCCGGCGCCCGAAAGCACGCTCGCAGCAAGCTGATGTGCAGGCCGGTCGAAGCCGGCCAGACGCGCCAGATGCGGGGCGATGAGCCCGGTGAGGCTGAGTGGGCCGACCAGGAATGAAGCGATCGCCGTCATCAGTGCGGCGAGCACGGCCAGAACCAGGCGGCTTGCGCCGACCCGGAGGCCAAGAGATCGACTGGAATTGCCGCCGAGCGGCAACATCGTCAGCCAGCGGCCGAGGAAGGGCAGCGGCGTCACCAGCACGATGAGCGAAATCATTGCCGTCCAGGCTTCAAAAGCACCCGCGCGATTGGTCGAGCCCGAAAGCCAGGTGAGCAGGATGTAACCACGCATGTCGCCCTGCGCGAGCACCATCGTGACGATTGCCATTGCGAAGGCGCCGATGCCGACACCGGCGAGCAGCATGCGCTCTGGCGAAAACTGCGCGCGAGCGGAAATGGCGATCATCGCGCCGAAAGCCGCGAGCGCGCCCAGCGCCATAGCGAGCAGCATGATGACGGGCGAGGGGAAGCCGAACAGGAAGAGCGCGACAGTCAGGCCCGCGCCGGCGCCGCTGCTGATGCCGAGCACTTCCGGACTGGCGATCGGATTGCCGGTGACGCGCTGCATGATGAAGCCGGCGGCGGCGAGCATGCCACCGGCACCGGCCGCAACTAACGTGCGCGGCAGGCGGAAAGGCAGGAGGTCAGTGAAGAGCACGCCGGTGGCCATATGCCAGCCATCATCGGCCGGACCGAGCGTGAGGAAGAGTGCGAAGAGCAGCAGGATTGCGGCTGACAGGACGGCAAGGGCGGCGATTGGCTTCGACAGCCTCTTGAGCGCCTGTGTTGACTGTGCTGCCACGGCCGGGACGGAATGCACGCGCGGCAGCAGGAACAGCAGCAGCGGACCGCCGAGCAGCGCGGTGGCAGCGCCGGTAGGGGCGAGATCGGTGAAGCCGGGGCCGAGAATTTGCGTCAGGCAATCGGTAAGGAACAGCAAAGCGGCGCCGGTCAGTGGCGCAGCGATCATCAGGCTTCCGGTACTGCGCGCACCCAGGAGCCTGGCGATGGCTGGTGCTGCGAGGCCGAGGAAGCCGATGACGCCGACTTCAGAGGTGACCGAGGCTGCAAGCCAGACAGCGAGCGCGAGGACGGCAAAACGCGCCATATGCAGCGCGAGGCCGAGGCTTCTGGCGCTGCTGTCGTCGAGCGTCAGGATGCGCAGCGGTCGTATCAGGATCAGGGCCGCGACAAAGCCGAGAACGAGGCGGGGTGCGAGCGTGATGACGCCATCCCAGTCCTGCTGGCTGAGCGAGCCAGCACCCCAGATATAGATCGACATGGCATATTCGCCGCGCGCGAGGATGAGGGTCACGCTCAGCGCTGCAGCGATCATGCTGACGATCATGCCGGAGAGCGCCACGGTGACCGGATCGAGCCCGCGTCGCCAACTGAGCGCCAACACGATCGCGACGGCGCCAAGGCCGCCGCCGAAAGCGACGATCTCTCGCGAAGGGCCGATCAGCAACGGCGAGAAACTGAGCGCTGCCGTCATCGCCAGTTCTGCACCGGAGGCAATGCCGAGTGTGGAGGCATCGGCTATCGGATTGCGCTGCACGCGCTGCAACAACGTTCCGGAAAGTCCGAGCGCTGCACCGGCAACCAGCGCCAGCACAGAGCGGGGGAGGATGCTGTTCCAGAGCAAAACGCTATCGAGGGCGGCCGCCTGAACGGCATCGTCAGGCACCTGCGGGCGTGTCGCGATCAGAAACACGAAGGCAGCGACGCAAAGGGCGGGAAGCACAATCGCCGCAAGCGGAAGTCTGTGACCGCGGGCGGGCTGAGCAAGGCTAGCCATTCCATGCATGACCGAGCCCCTCCTGCAAAAGATCGGCGAAGCGCTTGGCAGCAGGCAGCGCGCCGTAGGGGTTGATCGAACCAAGTACGAGCACGCGTTTCTCGCGTACCGCCGGCAACGCATTCCAGAAGGCACTTGTCGACAGCGTGGCGAGCGCATCAACGGGATGCGGCGGGATCATGACGATCCAGGCATCCGGCATGGAGGCCAGCGTCTCGATGCCGACAGGGGCCGCAGCCGAGTAGCTGGTCGCGCCTTGCCAGGCGTTGATCAGACCGACGCGCTTCAGCACCTCGCCGAACATGCTGTCGGAACCGAAGACGCGAAAATGCCTGGCATCGCCGAGATTTATCGGAAGGACAGGCCGGCCGTCGCCCGCCGCAAATGCGGCCTTGTATCGGTCCAGCCTTCCGGCAAGCTCTTCTGTGAGCTTTCTCGCAGCATCAA includes:
- the fhuB gene encoding Fe(3+)-hydroxamate ABC transporter permease FhuB, which produces MHGMASLAQPARGHRLPLAAIVLPALCVAAFVFLIATRPQVPDDAVQAAALDSVLLWNSILPRSVLALVAGAALGLSGTLLQRVQRNPIADASTLGIASGAELAMTAALSFSPLLIGPSREIVAFGGGLGAVAIVLALSWRRGLDPVTVALSGMIVSMIAAALSVTLILARGEYAMSIYIWGAGSLSQQDWDGVITLAPRLVLGFVAALILIRPLRILTLDDSSARSLGLALHMARFAVLALAVWLAASVTSEVGVIGFLGLAAPAIARLLGARSTGSLMIAAPLTGAALLFLTDCLTQILGPGFTDLAPTGAATALLGGPLLLFLLPRVHSVPAVAAQSTQALKRLSKPIAALAVLSAAILLLFALFLTLGPADDGWHMATGVLFTDLLPFRLPRTLVAAGAGGMLAAAGFIMQRVTGNPIASPEVLGISSGAGAGLTVALFLFGFPSPVIMLLAMALGALAAFGAMIAISARAQFSPERMLLAGVGIGAFAMAIVTMVLAQGDMRGYILLTWLSGSTNRAGAFEAWTAMISLIVLVTPLPFLGRWLTMLPLGGNSSRSLGLRVGASRLVLAVLAALMTAIASFLVGPLSLTGLIAPHLARLAGFDRPAHQLAASVLSGAGVLMTADWLSRVVIYPYQVPVGLFAALIGGPYLIWLLSRKDIKQ
- a CDS encoding ABC transporter substrate-binding protein, producing the protein MAFFSRRQLLAGAAATLSAPALLRAADSVRVATLDWALLETLLAIGANVVAGTELRQFREVAVIPAVPDDVADLGLRGTPNLEVLRFARPDLIFNSNFYAWADARMQPIAPVESHAIYKPGESPYMLAEQATIAIGDRLELDAARKLTEELAGRLDRYKAAFAAGDGRPVLPINLGDARHFRVFGSDSMFGEVLKRVGLINAWQGATSYSAAAPVGIETLASMPDAWIVMIPPHPVDALATLSTSAFWNALPAVREKRVLVLGSINPYGALPAAKRFADLLQEGLGHAWNG